In the Myxococcus fulvus genome, one interval contains:
- a CDS encoding WD40/YVTN/BNR-like repeat-containing protein, which yields MTGLAGALLAAVLAAGGTALVPVSGGNALTLPAQRHIVRVETGSGRPASLLVAIQHGNVESKGLVLYRSEDALRTVRRVGDIQPDATHADRAELVAVGRDVALVYSYEGPQLEPSSRHDVWFQWWRYQSGADTWTPQPAVRVMNADASTGYSRALLARDSKGRLWVQAFRLESDGGSTAVVAVSTDGGESFGGHQALDKVRRRGGGRLLSVGTRLVFVYAMHDGFVPTRMRVRDDDDPTGTWAPVREAFSDGIYHGAALSAVADGRGGMHLVYKDEQERLYYRRFDGTSFGPRTLVEGTSDWAIQAAVTRVGDSLYIFYNRMRVLNAHYELRAKVLAPDGTLGSAVTLDGDATFKGYPNAVDVLPEDSAEVPCLYGEAPDASSRGTVSRVAWVRDEEPPGEGPFSLDVVRSSSSHELLAVDGAGTLYGLAVGGERSRLMASTDGGVSFSARAQDSGNLWTMAAMSNGTLLAVVSHSGAYFLKRSTDGGRTWRDEVSLGSYRAMGPRSFAQLGSTWFFLEYQTFTSSAVPVRLWASTDSGASWSVRSTLTAHRHGYALVADPATGALWAMMGSNKTQAAVLRSTDGGRTWTSMLQGYAANGVAGGVLADGTLLFGQSTLFEPEHPKLLRVSRTGQVSTVFELPGPAYSLAAAPGGGWVLGTAWSSAGDVHAAGDVFVRLFTSGDGATWNEARRYERLSGADLARADVWGVLPSGDLVVRMENVSGFGSAGTGFQVLRIRR from the coding sequence ATGACAGGGCTGGCAGGGGCCTTGCTCGCCGCGGTGCTCGCGGCGGGTGGGACGGCGTTGGTACCGGTGAGCGGGGGTAATGCCCTCACGCTCCCGGCGCAGCGCCACATCGTTCGAGTCGAGACAGGCAGTGGTCGTCCCGCGAGCCTGCTGGTGGCCATCCAGCACGGCAACGTGGAGTCCAAGGGGCTGGTGCTCTACCGCTCCGAGGACGCGCTGCGCACGGTGCGGCGGGTGGGGGACATCCAGCCGGATGCCACGCACGCGGACCGGGCGGAGCTCGTCGCGGTGGGGCGGGACGTGGCGCTCGTCTATTCCTACGAGGGGCCGCAGCTGGAGCCCTCGAGCCGGCACGACGTCTGGTTCCAGTGGTGGCGCTACCAGTCCGGCGCGGACACGTGGACGCCACAGCCCGCGGTGCGGGTGATGAACGCGGACGCGAGCACGGGCTACTCGCGGGCGCTGCTCGCGCGGGACTCGAAGGGGCGGCTGTGGGTGCAGGCCTTCCGGCTGGAGTCGGACGGCGGCTCCACGGCGGTGGTGGCGGTGTCCACGGACGGGGGCGAGAGCTTCGGTGGGCACCAGGCGCTGGACAAGGTGCGCAGGCGCGGTGGAGGTCGGCTGCTGAGCGTGGGGACGCGGCTGGTCTTCGTCTACGCCATGCATGACGGCTTCGTGCCCACGCGGATGCGCGTGCGTGACGACGATGACCCGACGGGCACCTGGGCGCCCGTGCGCGAGGCGTTCTCCGACGGCATCTACCATGGCGCGGCGCTGAGCGCGGTGGCGGACGGCCGGGGCGGCATGCACCTGGTCTACAAGGACGAGCAGGAGCGGCTGTATTACCGGCGCTTCGACGGGACGTCCTTCGGGCCGCGCACGCTGGTGGAGGGCACGTCGGACTGGGCCATCCAGGCCGCCGTCACCCGCGTGGGGGACTCGCTCTACATCTTCTACAACCGCATGCGCGTGCTCAACGCGCACTACGAGCTGCGCGCGAAGGTGCTCGCGCCGGATGGCACGCTGGGCAGCGCGGTGACGTTGGATGGGGACGCGACGTTCAAGGGCTATCCCAACGCGGTGGACGTGCTGCCCGAGGACAGCGCGGAGGTGCCGTGTCTGTATGGCGAGGCGCCGGACGCGAGCTCGCGGGGCACGGTGTCGCGGGTGGCGTGGGTGCGGGACGAGGAGCCGCCGGGGGAGGGGCCGTTCTCGCTCGACGTGGTGCGCTCCTCCTCCAGTCACGAGTTGCTCGCGGTGGATGGGGCGGGCACGCTGTACGGGCTCGCGGTGGGGGGCGAGCGCTCGCGGTTGATGGCGAGCACGGATGGGGGCGTGAGCTTCTCCGCGCGGGCGCAGGACAGCGGCAACCTGTGGACGATGGCGGCGATGTCGAACGGGACGCTGCTGGCGGTGGTCAGTCACAGCGGCGCGTACTTCCTGAAGCGCTCGACGGACGGGGGGCGCACGTGGCGGGACGAGGTGAGCCTGGGCAGCTACCGGGCGATGGGGCCGCGCAGCTTCGCGCAGCTCGGGAGCACCTGGTTCTTCCTCGAGTACCAGACGTTCACCTCGTCCGCGGTGCCGGTGCGGCTGTGGGCGAGCACGGACAGCGGGGCGAGCTGGAGTGTGCGCTCCACGCTGACGGCGCACCGGCATGGCTATGCGCTGGTGGCGGACCCGGCGACGGGCGCGCTGTGGGCGATGATGGGCAGCAACAAGACGCAGGCGGCGGTGCTGCGCTCGACGGATGGCGGGCGGACGTGGACGTCGATGCTGCAGGGCTACGCGGCGAATGGCGTGGCGGGCGGGGTGCTGGCGGACGGCACGTTGCTGTTCGGACAGTCGACGCTGTTCGAGCCCGAGCATCCGAAGTTGCTGCGGGTGTCGCGCACGGGGCAGGTGAGCACGGTGTTCGAGCTGCCGGGGCCGGCGTACTCGCTGGCGGCGGCGCCCGGCGGTGGATGGGTGCTGGGCACGGCGTGGTCCAGCGCCGGGGATGTACACGCGGCGGGGGATGTCTTCGTGCGGCTGTTCACCAGCGGCGATGGGGCGACGTGGAACGAGGCGCGGCGGTATGAGCGGCTGAGTGGCGCGGACCTGGCGCGTGCCGATGTGTGGGGCGTGTTGCCCTCCGGGGACCTGGTGGTGCGGATGGAGAACGTGAGCGGCTTCGGGAGCGCGGGGACGGGCTTCCAGGTGCTGCGCATCCGACGCTGA
- a CDS encoding ABC transporter ATP-binding protein yields MSEAQVKTLGERQAFAPLLTVEGIKVHYGAIQALKGVSLTVGKGEVVALIGANGAGKTSTLRAVSGMLKASAGKIRFGGQDTTSLKAHQLVPRGMAHAPEGRGIFPNMSVLENLELGAYLRRDTAEVKTDMEKSFTLFPVLKERRTQMAGTLSGGEQQMLAIARALLSRPQLLLLDEPSLGLAPQVTETIFRTLREVNQTGVSVLLVEQNAHLALNCAHYGYVLETGEVAMAGPGKALLESAEVRRAYLGE; encoded by the coding sequence GTGAGCGAGGCGCAGGTGAAGACGCTGGGTGAGCGCCAGGCCTTCGCGCCGCTCCTGACGGTGGAGGGCATCAAGGTCCACTACGGCGCCATCCAGGCCCTGAAGGGCGTGTCGCTGACGGTGGGCAAGGGCGAAGTCGTGGCCCTCATCGGCGCCAACGGCGCGGGCAAGACGAGCACCCTGCGCGCGGTGAGCGGCATGCTCAAGGCCAGCGCCGGGAAGATTCGCTTCGGCGGCCAGGACACCACCAGTCTCAAGGCGCATCAGCTGGTGCCCCGGGGCATGGCGCACGCGCCGGAGGGGCGGGGCATCTTCCCCAACATGTCCGTGCTGGAGAACCTGGAGCTGGGCGCCTACCTGCGCCGCGACACCGCGGAGGTGAAGACGGACATGGAGAAGAGCTTCACGCTCTTTCCCGTGCTCAAGGAGCGGCGCACCCAGATGGCGGGCACGCTGTCCGGCGGCGAGCAGCAGATGCTGGCCATCGCCCGCGCGCTGCTCAGCCGGCCCCAGCTGCTCTTGTTGGATGAGCCCTCGCTGGGCCTCGCCCCGCAGGTGACGGAGACCATCTTCCGCACCCTGCGCGAGGTGAATCAGACGGGCGTCAGCGTGCTGCTGGTGGAGCAGAACGCCCACCTGGCGCTCAACTGCGCCCACTACGGCTACGTGCTGGAGACGGGCGAGGTGGCGATGGCGGGCCCCGGCAAGGCGCTCCTGGAGAGCGCGGAGGTGCGCCGCGCCTACCTGGGTGAATAG
- a CDS encoding ABC transporter ATP-binding protein, whose amino-acid sequence MSANVTAIPVASSEPVLVADGVSIQFGGLKALTDFHLSIRQGDLLGLIGPNGAGKSTAFNVLTGVYQPTQGVVRVGGTQVNGRKPHQINLLGVARTFQNIRLFRALSALDNVKVACRAQTALHQSSLSVGSKLRNAAHNYADWWRSLLLTPGFQREERRLTEQAEHLLDVMGLSHRRDEEARNLPYGEQRRLEIARALGSQPRVLLLDEPAAGMNTREKADLMVLIRKLRDDFNLGVLVIEHDMKLVMGICERITVLDHGETIARGAPAEVRSDRKVIEAYLGDSYLESHGGAA is encoded by the coding sequence GTGAGCGCGAACGTGACGGCCATCCCTGTCGCGTCCTCCGAGCCCGTGCTGGTGGCGGACGGCGTGAGCATCCAGTTCGGCGGCCTCAAGGCGCTCACCGACTTCCACCTGTCCATCCGGCAAGGCGACTTGCTGGGCCTCATCGGCCCCAACGGCGCGGGCAAGTCCACCGCGTTCAACGTGCTGACGGGCGTCTACCAGCCCACCCAGGGCGTGGTGCGGGTGGGCGGCACCCAGGTCAACGGGCGCAAGCCGCATCAAATCAACCTGCTGGGCGTGGCGCGCACCTTCCAGAACATCCGCCTGTTCCGCGCGCTCTCCGCGCTGGACAACGTGAAGGTGGCCTGCCGCGCGCAGACGGCGCTGCACCAGTCCAGCCTGAGCGTGGGCTCCAAGCTGCGCAACGCGGCCCACAACTACGCGGACTGGTGGCGCTCGCTGCTGCTCACCCCGGGCTTCCAGCGCGAGGAGCGGCGGCTGACCGAGCAGGCCGAGCACCTGCTGGACGTCATGGGCCTGTCGCACCGCCGCGACGAGGAGGCGCGAAACCTCCCGTACGGCGAACAGCGCCGGTTGGAGATCGCCCGCGCCCTGGGCAGCCAGCCCCGGGTGCTGCTCTTGGATGAGCCCGCCGCGGGCATGAACACGCGCGAGAAGGCGGACCTGATGGTGCTCATCCGCAAGCTGCGCGACGACTTCAACCTGGGCGTGCTGGTCATCGAGCACGACATGAAGCTGGTGATGGGCATCTGCGAGCGCATCACCGTGCTGGACCACGGCGAGACGATTGCGCGCGGGGCGCCCGCCGAGGTGCGCAGCGACCGCAAGGTCATCGAGGCGTACCTGGGCGACAGCTACCTGGAGAGTCACGGAGGCGCGGCGTGA
- a CDS encoding branched-chain amino acid ABC transporter permease, giving the protein METPALPIPEARTLVPPSLRGVLPVLIAIPTLVLFQWALSGSDFATYLLSVVGVNIILAVSLNIVNGMTGQFSIGHAGFMAVGAYIAGYCSLQLKEVALSFLPVAASDQVLFTVALLAGGVAAAACGFLVGLPSLRLRGDYLAIVTLGFGEIIRVVVQNTDAFGRALGLSGIPQYSSPGMVFFWVFLVVLAARRIAGSSHGRSLWAIREDEVAAEAMGVDTTGYKVRAFVFSSFFAGIAGGLFAHFVPIINPGSFTFVRSMEIVVMVVLGGLGSTTGAFVAAIFLTLLPEGMRSLFGALGTEGSLAQRVDQIRMPIYGLLLVVLMLARPQGLFGTKEIWDVLPRWLPRKRRGLA; this is encoded by the coding sequence ATGGAGACCCCCGCGCTTCCCATCCCCGAGGCCCGCACGCTCGTGCCGCCCTCGCTGCGTGGCGTGCTGCCGGTCCTCATCGCCATCCCCACGCTGGTGCTGTTCCAGTGGGCCCTGAGCGGCTCCGACTTCGCCACGTACCTCTTGTCCGTCGTCGGCGTGAACATCATCCTCGCGGTGAGCCTCAACATCGTGAACGGGATGACGGGGCAGTTCTCCATCGGCCACGCGGGCTTCATGGCCGTGGGCGCGTACATCGCCGGGTACTGCTCGCTGCAGCTCAAGGAGGTGGCGCTGTCCTTCCTCCCCGTGGCGGCCAGCGACCAGGTGCTCTTCACGGTGGCGCTGCTCGCGGGCGGCGTCGCGGCGGCGGCGTGCGGCTTCCTGGTGGGCCTGCCGTCCCTGCGCCTGCGCGGTGACTACCTGGCCATCGTCACGCTGGGCTTCGGCGAAATCATCCGCGTCGTGGTGCAGAACACGGACGCGTTCGGCCGCGCGCTGGGCCTGTCGGGCATCCCCCAGTACTCGAGCCCCGGCATGGTGTTCTTCTGGGTGTTCCTGGTGGTGCTGGCCGCGCGCCGCATCGCCGGCTCCAGCCACGGGCGCAGCCTGTGGGCCATCCGCGAGGACGAGGTGGCCGCCGAGGCCATGGGCGTGGACACCACCGGCTACAAGGTGCGCGCGTTCGTCTTCTCGTCGTTCTTCGCGGGCATCGCCGGCGGCCTGTTCGCCCACTTCGTGCCCATCATCAACCCCGGCTCCTTCACCTTCGTGCGCTCGATGGAAATCGTCGTCATGGTGGTGCTGGGCGGCCTGGGCTCCACCACGGGCGCCTTTGTCGCGGCCATCTTCCTGACGCTGCTGCCCGAAGGCATGCGCTCCCTGTTCGGCGCGCTGGGCACCGAGGGCAGCCTGGCGCAGCGGGTGGACCAGATTCGCATGCCCATCTACGGCCTGTTGCTCGTCGTCTTGATGCTCGCGCGGCCGCAGGGCCTGTTCGGCACGAAGGAGATCTGGGACGTGCTGCCACGGTGGCTGCCCCGCAAGCGCCGGGGGCTGGCGTGA
- a CDS encoding branched-chain amino acid ABC transporter permease codes for MAQLLQHLINGLAAGTIYALVALGYTMVYGVLKLINFAHGDVMMVGVYMGYATAFAIGREARGSFLGIAAVFAVAMLGCALMGFLIERFAYRPLREKPRLTALITAIGISFALSYGFQLDIGFLPGASPRAFPEIIEPTEWLIIGDRDVVVWNWQVISFLIAVGLMVGLQYLVFGTRFGRAMRAVSWDHRVAALMGIPTDRVIALTFMLSSGLAAGAGLLYAIKDTSVSPLMGLYVGLKAFVAAVIGGIGHVPGAVVGALVLGLVEEFVVGYAASTWRDAVAFGFLILVLLVKPGGLFGRVAAEKV; via the coding sequence ATGGCGCAGCTCCTCCAGCACCTCATCAACGGCCTGGCCGCCGGCACCATCTACGCGCTCGTCGCGCTCGGCTACACGATGGTGTACGGCGTCCTCAAGCTCATCAACTTCGCCCACGGCGACGTCATGATGGTCGGCGTCTACATGGGTTACGCCACCGCGTTCGCGATTGGACGCGAGGCGCGTGGCTCGTTCCTGGGCATCGCCGCCGTCTTCGCGGTGGCCATGCTGGGCTGCGCGCTCATGGGCTTCCTCATCGAGCGCTTCGCCTACCGGCCCCTGCGCGAGAAGCCCCGGCTGACGGCGCTCATCACCGCCATCGGCATCTCCTTCGCCCTGTCCTACGGCTTCCAGCTGGACATCGGCTTCCTGCCGGGCGCCAGCCCCCGCGCGTTCCCCGAAATCATCGAGCCCACCGAGTGGCTCATCATCGGGGACCGCGACGTCGTCGTGTGGAACTGGCAGGTCATCAGCTTCCTCATCGCCGTGGGCCTGATGGTGGGCCTGCAGTACCTGGTGTTCGGCACGCGCTTCGGCCGGGCCATGCGCGCGGTGTCCTGGGACCACCGGGTGGCGGCGCTGATGGGCATCCCCACGGACCGGGTCATCGCGCTGACGTTCATGCTCAGCAGCGGCCTGGCCGCGGGCGCGGGCCTGCTCTACGCCATCAAGGACACGTCGGTGAGCCCGCTGATGGGCCTGTACGTGGGCCTCAAGGCCTTCGTCGCGGCGGTGATTGGCGGCATCGGCCACGTGCCGGGCGCGGTGGTGGGCGCGCTGGTGCTGGGGCTGGTGGAGGAGTTCGTCGTGGGCTACGCGGCCAGCACCTGGCGTGACGCGGTGGCCTTCGGCTTCCTCATCCTCGTGTTGCTCGTCAAGCCCGGTGGCCTGTTCGGCCGGGTCGCCGCGGAGAAGGTCTGA
- a CDS encoding ABC transporter substrate-binding protein, with amino-acid sequence MRRLAPMLLAALAVLAAACEKKTQPTPSGEAGTQAAQGQAASPGGGTPASADTILLGQVGALTGGQATFGISTRNGIELALKEANAAGGVNGKKLAIRVYDNQSKPEEAAQAATRLITQDKVVLILGDVASSNSLAMAEKAQAAGVPMITPSSTNTTVTEKGDYIFRVCFIDPFQGFVMAKFAREDLKLGKVAVLQDNKSAYSIDLSGVFTRKFTEMGGKIATTESYSQGDTDYRAQLTAIKKTQPDGIYVPGYYSEVGVIARQAREVGLKVPLMGGDGWDSEKLFELGGSAISGSYFSNHYSPDNPDPRVQKFIADYKAAYGGVPDALAALGYDAARVAIEALKRAKDLSGPSVRDAIAQTKDFPGVAGTVTLDEKRNAVKSAVVLKVGDGKTQYVTTINP; translated from the coding sequence ATGCGACGCCTTGCCCCGATGCTGCTCGCCGCGCTCGCCGTCTTGGCGGCCGCCTGCGAGAAGAAGACGCAGCCCACCCCTTCTGGTGAGGCCGGCACGCAGGCCGCGCAGGGACAGGCCGCAAGCCCCGGCGGCGGCACGCCCGCGAGCGCGGACACCATCCTGCTGGGCCAGGTGGGCGCGCTCACCGGCGGGCAGGCGACGTTCGGCATCTCCACGCGCAACGGCATCGAGCTGGCGCTCAAGGAGGCCAACGCCGCGGGCGGCGTGAACGGCAAGAAGCTCGCGATCCGCGTCTACGACAACCAGAGCAAGCCGGAGGAGGCCGCGCAGGCCGCCACCCGCCTGATTACGCAGGACAAGGTGGTGCTCATCCTGGGCGACGTGGCGTCGTCCAACTCGCTGGCCATGGCGGAGAAGGCGCAGGCGGCGGGCGTGCCCATGATCACCCCTTCGTCCACCAACACCACGGTGACGGAGAAGGGCGACTACATCTTCCGCGTGTGCTTCATCGACCCGTTCCAGGGCTTCGTGATGGCGAAGTTCGCCCGCGAGGACCTGAAGCTGGGCAAGGTGGCGGTGCTGCAGGACAACAAGAGCGCCTACTCCATCGACCTGTCGGGCGTCTTCACCCGCAAGTTCACGGAGATGGGCGGGAAGATCGCCACCACGGAGAGCTACAGCCAGGGCGACACGGACTACCGCGCGCAGCTGACCGCCATCAAGAAGACGCAGCCGGACGGCATCTACGTGCCGGGCTACTACAGCGAGGTGGGCGTCATCGCCCGGCAGGCGCGCGAGGTGGGCCTCAAGGTCCCGCTGATGGGCGGCGACGGCTGGGACTCCGAGAAGCTCTTCGAGCTGGGCGGCAGCGCGATTTCCGGCAGCTACTTCTCCAATCACTACTCGCCGGACAACCCGGACCCCCGCGTGCAGAAGTTCATCGCGGACTACAAGGCGGCCTACGGCGGCGTCCCGGACGCGCTCGCGGCGCTGGGCTACGACGCGGCCCGCGTGGCGATTGAGGCGCTCAAGCGCGCCAAGGATTTGAGCGGCCCGTCCGTGCGCGACGCGATTGCCCAGACCAAGGACTTCCCGGGCGTGGCGGGCACCGTCACCCTGGATGAGAAGCGCAACGCCGTGAAGTCCGCCGTCGTCCTCAAGGTCGGGGATGGCAAGACGCAGTACGTGACGACCATCAATCCCTAA
- a CDS encoding YsnF/AvaK domain-containing protein yields MLKNKKDVREGMVVRSIDDEKLGKVFAIGDDAFHIERGLFFPKDYRVSFTEVSEIRNGEVILNRGKEALQQVSEAERARSTTDVSTGAMGLASERTVTETRVRETDLNAGRASVTPLPTPGLKEDVGYKANMKADTELRRAKTEWDDNRDISIPVHRERLSVEKHDMQAGELRVHKEIVEEEEVVKVPLRHERVRVERRAVTSDTPVTGAFKDETIVVPLHAEEAEVIKRQVLDEEVVIHKDVVEEERRFTERVRHENVDIRTEGEVDAPRTLNATSDDPSLRRS; encoded by the coding sequence ATGCTCAAGAACAAGAAGGACGTACGCGAAGGGATGGTTGTCCGCAGCATCGACGACGAGAAGCTCGGCAAGGTCTTCGCCATCGGCGACGACGCGTTCCACATCGAGAGAGGCCTGTTCTTCCCCAAGGACTACCGGGTCTCCTTCACCGAGGTGAGCGAGATTCGCAACGGGGAGGTCATCCTCAACCGTGGCAAGGAGGCGCTGCAGCAGGTCTCCGAGGCCGAGCGTGCCCGCTCCACCACGGACGTGAGCACGGGCGCCATGGGTCTGGCCTCCGAGCGCACGGTGACGGAGACGCGCGTCCGGGAGACGGACCTGAACGCGGGCCGGGCCTCCGTGACGCCGCTGCCCACCCCGGGCCTGAAGGAGGACGTCGGCTACAAGGCCAACATGAAGGCGGACACGGAGCTGCGGCGCGCCAAGACGGAGTGGGACGACAACCGTGACATCTCCATCCCCGTTCACCGGGAGCGGCTGAGCGTGGAGAAGCACGACATGCAGGCCGGAGAGCTGCGCGTGCACAAGGAGATCGTGGAGGAGGAGGAGGTGGTGAAGGTCCCCCTGCGCCACGAGCGGGTCCGCGTGGAGCGGCGGGCGGTGACGTCGGACACGCCGGTGACGGGCGCGTTCAAGGACGAGACCATCGTCGTCCCCCTGCACGCCGAGGAGGCGGAGGTCATCAAGCGCCAGGTGCTCGACGAGGAGGTCGTCATCCACAAGGACGTCGTGGAGGAGGAGCGTCGCTTCACCGAGCGGGTGCGCCACGAGAACGTGGACATCCGCACCGAGGGCGAGGTCGACGCGCCGCGCACCCTCAACGCGACGTCCGACGACCCGTCGCTGCGCCGCTCCTGA
- a CDS encoding serine/threonine-protein kinase has translation MADDILEDCLQRGLTLDAGLDVFLTQCARMVHAPAGFVSLRGTRGPVLTRVLGELGADVFEAALWRGPRRLPNGRMLFCTRLKLGTLELGGMGLAVEGAFPDGGGLVMKLVEAIGEQLDTSVLAFLALTDGQGPLERLDDLAMDDTPVPRGRIGKYEVLTPLGTGGMAQVLVARARGPEGLGRLVALKRILPHLTADPAIVQQFLDEARIGLRLAHPNLVHVYDFGEAQGAYFIAMELVRGVDLDRLLRARRGPLMPEQAVAVVVQALHGLQAAHSLKGEDGKPLLLVHRDLSPHNLMVGFDGRVKILDFGVAKARAQRTMTLPGIVKGKPLYMSPEQARGQRLDARSDLFAMGLILYEALTGKRAFDRGDELRSMQAICDERLTRPDSISQPLWDVLEVALAKSPTARFSDALEMAERLQEALTPVKDAELARLMARHFPDRLRELQQLDRTEAQARLGVSPPAVEPDIEDVDTEPRPRPSPQPQKKAAR, from the coding sequence ATGGCGGACGACATCCTGGAGGACTGCCTCCAGCGTGGCCTGACGCTGGACGCGGGCCTGGACGTCTTCCTCACGCAGTGCGCGCGCATGGTGCATGCGCCCGCGGGTTTCGTGTCCCTGCGCGGCACCCGGGGGCCCGTGCTGACGCGGGTGCTGGGCGAGCTGGGCGCGGACGTGTTCGAGGCGGCGCTCTGGCGCGGCCCCCGCCGGCTCCCCAACGGACGGATGCTGTTCTGCACCCGGCTGAAGCTGGGCACGCTGGAGCTGGGCGGGATGGGGCTGGCGGTGGAGGGCGCCTTCCCGGACGGCGGCGGGCTGGTGATGAAGCTGGTGGAGGCCATCGGCGAGCAGCTCGACACGTCGGTGCTGGCCTTCCTGGCGCTGACGGACGGGCAGGGCCCGCTGGAGCGGCTGGACGACCTGGCCATGGACGACACGCCGGTGCCGCGCGGGCGCATCGGCAAGTACGAGGTCCTCACGCCCCTGGGCACCGGCGGCATGGCCCAGGTGCTGGTGGCGCGGGCCCGGGGCCCCGAGGGGCTGGGCCGGCTGGTGGCCCTCAAGCGCATCCTCCCGCACCTGACGGCGGACCCGGCCATCGTCCAGCAGTTCCTGGACGAGGCGCGCATCGGCCTGCGGCTGGCGCACCCCAACCTGGTGCACGTGTACGACTTCGGCGAGGCGCAGGGGGCGTACTTCATCGCCATGGAGCTGGTGCGGGGCGTGGACCTGGACCGGCTGTTGCGCGCGCGCCGGGGGCCCCTGATGCCCGAGCAGGCGGTGGCGGTGGTGGTGCAGGCGCTGCATGGCCTGCAGGCGGCGCACTCGCTGAAGGGCGAGGACGGCAAGCCGCTGCTCCTGGTGCACCGCGATTTGTCCCCGCACAACCTGATGGTGGGCTTCGACGGGCGGGTGAAGATTCTGGACTTCGGGGTGGCCAAGGCGCGGGCCCAGCGGACCATGACGCTGCCGGGCATCGTGAAGGGCAAGCCCCTGTACATGTCGCCGGAGCAGGCGCGGGGGCAGCGGCTGGACGCGCGCAGTGACTTGTTCGCGATGGGGCTGATCCTCTACGAGGCGCTCACCGGCAAGCGGGCGTTCGACCGGGGCGACGAGCTGCGCTCCATGCAGGCCATCTGCGACGAGCGGCTGACGCGCCCGGACTCCATCTCCCAGCCGCTGTGGGACGTGCTGGAGGTGGCTCTGGCCAAGTCGCCCACGGCGCGCTTCTCCGATGCGCTGGAGATGGCGGAGCGGCTGCAGGAGGCCCTCACGCCGGTGAAGGACGCGGAGCTGGCGCGGCTGATGGCCCGGCACTTCCCGGACCGGCTGCGCGAGTTGCAGCAGCTGGACCGCACCGAGGCGCAAGCCCGCCTGGGCGTGTCCCCGCCCGCGGTGGAGCCGGACATCGAGGACGTGGACACCGAGCCGCGTCCGCGTCCCTCGCCCCAGCCCCAGAAGAAGGCCGCGCGCTGA